The Mya arenaria isolate MELC-2E11 chromosome 16, ASM2691426v1 genome includes a window with the following:
- the LOC128221114 gene encoding uncharacterized protein LOC128221114 translates to MCALNVSDIMQELGYSNRKEIVDTSCDELLDYSNRKEIVDASSDELLDNSNRKEIVDASCDELLDYSNRKEIVDASSDELLDHSNRKEIVDASSDELLDYSNRKEIVDTSFDELLDYLNRKDIVDASSDELLDYSNRKEIVDTSFDELLDYLNRKEIVDASSDEPLEYSNRKEIVDASCDELLDTPNKKKKEDSSRDELFDTKNRMEIEETPCDELLDSPLSFMLLMLW, encoded by the coding sequence ATGTGTGCGTTAAATGTCAGTGATATCATGCAGGAATTGGGCTACTCGAACAGAAAGGAAATTGTAGATACATCATGTGATGAACTGTTGGACTACTCGAACAGAAAGGAAATTGTAGATGCATCATCGGATGAACTATTGGACAACTCGAACAGAAAGGAAATTGTAGATGCATCATGTGATGAACTATTAGACTACTCGAACAGAAAGGAAATTGTAGATGCATCATCGGATGAACTATTGGATCACTCGAACAGAAAGGAAATTGTAGATGCATCATCGGATGAACTATTGGACTACTCGAACAGAAAGGAAATTGTAGATACATCATTTGATGAACTATTGGACTACTTGAACAGAAAGGATATTGTAGATGCATCATCGGATGAACTATTGGACTACTCGAACAGAAAGGAAATTGTAGATACATCATTTGATGAACTATTGGACTACTTGAACAGAAAGGAAATTGTAGATGCATCATCGGATGAACCATTGGAATACTCGAACAGAAAGGAAATTGTAGATGCATCATGTGATGAACTTTTGGACACCccgaacaaaaagaaaaaagaggATTCATCCCGTGATGAACTGTTCGACACCAAGAACAGAATGGAAATTGAAGAAACACCATGTGATGAACTGTTGGACTCACCTTTGAGTTTCATGTTGCTTATGCTCTGGTAG